Genomic window (Desulforapulum autotrophicum HRM2):
GCCGAGAAATATGGTGCGACACTCCATCTTCTCCATGTGCTCCCACCCGTTGTCAACCCGTTGATCACTGACATCAACATCGCCATTCCGGAAGCATCGTCCACGGCCCTGGTTCAGAAAGTTGAAGACCGGATGCAGGAGGTGTATGCCAAAAAAATCAATCCTTCCATGAACCATGTGATTTCAGTCAAGGATGGCCATGTATCGTCGGAGATTCTCAACTACCTCCTGGACGAAACCATAGACCTTGTCATTCTCGGAGCCTATGGTCTGTCAGGGGTGGAGCTTGTTCTTTTTGGTAGCGTTGCAAAACGCATTGCCCATAAGGCACCCTGTTCCGTGATGATTGTCCGGGAGAAAAAGTAAACCTGTCTACACCAGGTCAGCCAATCGATCAGGGGTGATCTCGAGGTTTTGAAACAGCATTTGCTCCAGGGACAGCGTTTCCTCCCACATTCGTTTGATACGCACCACCGCATTTGGGGAGGTGCCGTACCGCTCCATGATGTACCCGAGGCGCTGTTCCAGGGGGACCACCTGATCGTGGAGCACCCTTTTGTCGGCATAGTTGACAATGGCAGCCTCGGTTGCCGTTGTCCTGTCAACACTGGGATCAAGGTTTACATGCTGGCGAACGATCTCACCCACCTCGAAATACCCGAGCCGGGCAAGGAGAGCCCCCCCGGTTTGTGCATGTTTTTCCCCCGTGGTAAAGCTTCGGGTCTTTGTGATATCATGGAGAATGGCCCCGGCCAGGATAAGGTCTTGGTTGAGACCGGGGGTGTTGTTCTTTAAACAAAGGGTCAGTGTTTTTGCAACTCTCTGTACCATGAGCGAGTGATCAATGATATGGCTCAGCATTTCCATTGTTTCTATCAGCTCAAGGCATCGTTCCGGAGAGGGGATGTTCATCTTTTACCTGCCATCATCCAGGTATAGGCATCTTTAATTTCCATAAATTTAAGGTTTGCAAGGTCCTGGAATTCTTTTCCAAGGCTTGCCACCCTGTCCGGATGATACTGCTTTGCCGCAGCCCTGAAGGCCGCCTGGATTTCGTCTTTGGTTGCGTTTTCAGCTACCCCGAGAATTTCATGGGGCTTTTTGGGAATGGCAGTTTCAGGCCCCTGACTGCGGTTCCGATAGTTTTCCGGATTTTCCCGCCTATCGGTTGAGTCCTGTGCCTGTTCACCGTCCTGCCCCCCCCATCGTTGGTTGAAAAATCCAGGAAGCCTGTTGAACCGC
Coding sequences:
- a CDS encoding universal stress protein: MTFKRILCCVDFSSNSENAFKVAMDMAEKYGATLHLLHVLPPVVNPLITDINIAIPEASSTALVQKVEDRMQEVYAKKINPSMNHVISVKDGHVSSEILNYLLDETIDLVILGAYGLSGVELVLFGSVAKRIAHKAPCSVMIVREKK
- a CDS encoding HD domain-containing protein produces the protein MNIPSPERCLELIETMEMLSHIIDHSLMVQRVAKTLTLCLKNNTPGLNQDLILAGAILHDITKTRSFTTGEKHAQTGGALLARLGYFEVGEIVRQHVNLDPSVDRTTATEAAIVNYADKRVLHDQVVPLEQRLGYIMERYGTSPNAVVRIKRMWEETLSLEQMLFQNLEITPDRLADLV
- a CDS encoding DnaJ domain-containing protein — encoded protein: MLALIALAYLVSPVDLIPDILLPLVGWIDDAFIVGLIIYYLRFNRLPGFFNQRWGGQDGEQAQDSTDRRENPENYRNRSQGPETAIPKKPHEILGVAENATKDEIQAAFRAAAKQYHPDRVASLGKEFQDLANLKFMEIKDAYTWMMAGKR